The Neoarius graeffei isolate fNeoGra1 chromosome 12, fNeoGra1.pri, whole genome shotgun sequence genome window below encodes:
- the LOC132895759 gene encoding uncharacterized protein LOC132895759 yields MSHTSEAGLERLSTDGGVTVQDPAYEVRSQYSNSSASSSSSASRAAARARAKAEAARARAIFVQREADLKIEEARIAAELLALEHEKEVAAALAEAKVLEAAAEIGIGQGSRSNHDVVSVAIQRTRDYVDQYSQSHHGGAELPVHQPYTLSLQPLSKSEVQPDLTAFQPSSMNNLHVTKQFERMTRTARRQPPDSLPIVM; encoded by the coding sequence ATGTCACACACCAGTGAAGCTGGATTGGAACGATTGTCCACTGATGGTGGTGTCACAGTACAAGACCCTGCATATGAAGTTAGATCACAGTATTCCAATTCATCAGCCTCTTCATCCTCTTCTGCTAGCAGAGCAGCAGCCAGGGCTCGTGCTAAAGCAGAAGCTGCACGTGCACGTGCCATCTTTGTTCAAAGAGAAGCCGATCTGAAGATAGAAGAAGCACGTATAGCAGCTGAGTTATTAGCATTGGAGCATGAGAAAGAGGTTGCAGCAGCCTTAGCAGAGGCTAAAGTTCTTGAGGCAGCAGCAGAGATTGGGATTGGACAGGGCAGTAGGAGTAATCATGACGTAGTTTCTGTCGCCATTCAACGTACTCGTGACTATGTTGACCAATACTCCCAATCGCACCACGGTGGTGCAGAACTCCCTGTACATCAACCATATACACTGTCTCTACAGCCACTCAGCAAATCTGAAGTTCAACCAGATCTGACAGCCTTCCAGCCTTCATCCATGAACAACCTTCATGTAACAAAGCAGTTTGAGAGGATGACACGGACAGCTCGTCGCCAACCTCCTGACTCACTTCCCATTG